ACATTCCTTCTAGTTCCCCTACCATGACAgtccctttgtgcatcattagaaagagtttaaaaaaagaaaaatctatgtttatgcatatttagccataaaaacgaaaataaaagtgGTGCATCATATTCTTCAtgaaaacacaattaaatatacataatatggtcTGAAAGATGTTTGAAGGGAGATTAAGGCGTGGCTTTGCGTTTATTACGCTCGAAAATCAACTTGTGATGCGAGGGACGTTGACGAGGAGGAGACCTTTGCTGAATTTCCTTCAAAAGCGTGAGTTTTCCTTCTCAAATTTCTCGTGTGTGCATGTGTCTTGGTTGATGAAGAGAGTCCTTGTATTATTTTATGGTGAGGGGCGTGTGATTGTGAGGTTATGGTGAGGGTTTTTGGCTTAAAGTTTGATATAAAACACATGGTGCAAGCTTAGACCCGTTAGCCAAGTATAATAGGCTCATTAAgtccattatttattatttaaaatatttgtttaggaaagtttgtgaaaatattagtcgaatTCTCAAAAAGTCCCTATTTTTATCGAAAATCGATTGCCGacttaaaatacgactcggcttacttcattttcaaaaatttcatttaaataccccacacattaaacaattaaaaataattatttaataaaaatattttccctcataTGATCATCGGTCCCCGTTTCTCGATCGCGTctcaaataacttttaaaaacacagttttatacattctaataaaaaaaaatctaatttaaacatgcaaacaTGCAcgtcataattaattcatgcaattaaaaccatttaattagtcattttttattttctctaaATTTTTATGCTGTTGGATTACATTATTGAATTTTTGTACCTTACATTTGTATACAAAGTTTTTCAAAATTCTAAGTTGATGAGTCccaaattttgtattttttaaatgtttttagaaGTATTTTCATCGTCGGAGCAAAAATATTTCCCATCACCTGAGAACAAATGACTGACATTTTTGTAAACTATACATCACAATGAATAACTTTGTGAAGATCGCCTGAGAACATATGGCTGACAATATTactttcttttattattattgttgttagaATTATTAATCTTTATTAGTTTTAgctttttatgaaaataatgtaTACATACATAATAAAATTACTCTTTGTACCCTTGAACATATTCAAACGTAAAATTACTCTTTATAGGAATGTGAGGTTTTTCtttatcatgaaaaaaaatatccTATTTCATAAGCGTACCTAATCATAAACACACCACATCGCTGTGCCGGCCGATTCTTCAACTGCATTGACGTTTACATATTCTTCCAATTTCCAAATCAACAAGGAACCATTCACTCTCAAAAGAGTTGTATACAGAGGACATATATCTTGGGTTAAAAAATGGCCGACACCCCTTTATTGACAATATAAACACAAATCTTTAGGCATAATGATTAGAACTTGAAATAACTTGAAATCACAAAACAATGCCATTTTAACAATTTTCCGACAAAAGACAAATCAGCATCATACACAGATCACATAACAATTATAGTAGCACACAAATGAAGGGTAGCAAGAGACAGGAGACTAGCCAACAGCTAGTGATAATGATTCAACGAACATTAATATGCCAGCCAACCAACTAATAATCTTCACCTTCCTCCTCTTCATCATCTGCACCTTCGGCGCCAACTTCTTCATAATCTTTTTCGAGAGCAGCCAGATCCTCACGAGCTTCGCTGAACTCACCTTCCTCCATTCCTTCGCCCACATACCAGTGAACAAATGCTCTCTTGGAATACATGAGATCAAATTTGATGTCAATGCGTGAAAACACTTCGGCCACTGCGGTGTTGTTGCTGATCATGCACACTGCTCGCTGCACCTTGGCAAGATCACCTCCGGGTACGACCGCTGGAGGTTGATAGTTGATGCCACACTTGAAGCCAGTTGGGCACCTGTTACATTCACAAGATCCAACATAACAAGTAACCATGGCTACAACAGTGCTAGCAAAAACCAGGAATATCGCCTCAAGAAACAGAATTGGTACCAAGTGCAACAATTAAAACAGCTGAAAACCAAAGGAAGAAAAAATTGGTATAATCCTTGGCATTATGTGAATATTGTCAAAACTAAGTTGGATGGCAGTAGATGTCAAAATCACCCAAAATGCAAACTTACTAGTACGATAACAAGCTATGAATTTCAGCTTCCTCAACTAGGAAATTTATATGCAGTTTTCTTACCAGTCAACAAACTGAACAGTTCGTTTAGTTTTGATGGTAGCAACTGCGGCATTGACATCCTTGGGAACAACATCACCACGGTACATCAAGCAACAAGCCATGTACTTCCCATGTCTAGGATCACATTTCGCCATCATACTTGAGGGTTCAAAGACTGCATTTGTAATCTCAGGGACTGATAGCTGCTCATGGTATGCTTTCTCAGCTGAGATAACGGGGGCATATGATGAGAGCATGAAATGGATACGGGGATATGGTACAAGGTTGGTCTGGAATTCTGTAACATCAACGTTGATGGCTCCATCAAATCGTAGAGAAGTAGTGAGGGATGATATGATTTGAGAAATCAAACGGTTCAAATTGGTGTATGTAGGCCTCTCAATATCTAAAGACCTTCTGCAGATGTCATAAATGGCTTCATTGTCCAGCATCACAACAACATCTGTATGCTCAAGAAGGGAATGAGTTGAGAGAACACTGTTGTAAGGCTCAACAACAGCAGTGGAGACCTGCATTTTGGAGTAAAAACCATAATTACAACACACTGCCGACATATGAAAATTATCAAGACACGATAGCAAGAAAGAGAGGCCACTTGGAAATGATACATGTAATCCCGAATTAATAAAAGTAAGAGCATCAGGAGACTAATTATTACATGGACTACACGAAGTCAAGTTTCAGTACCTGAGGAGAAGGATAAATAGTGAAACCGAGCTTTGATTTCTTCCCATAGTCTACAGACAATCGTTCCAACAGCAAAGAACCCAAACCAGAACCAGTACCACCACCTACTGCGTTAAAAACTAAAAATCCTTGCAGCCCGGTGCAGTTATCAGCCAACTTCCTCACCCTATCCAAGCATAGATCAACAATCTCTTTCCCCACtgcaaataaattaaaacaggCGAAGAAATTTGTATGTTCATCAGTTCAACCCATGCCTCAAAATGCcaaaagaaaagcaaaaacAACATTAGATCTGCAAATTAAGATTTTACCTGTATAATGTCCTCTGGCAAAGTTGTTGGCAGCATCTTCTTTACCGGAGATAAGCTGTTCTGGGTGAAAAAGCTGGCGATAGGTCCCTGTCCTGACTTCGTCAATGACAGTAGGTTCAAGATCAACAAAGATAGCTCTTGGGACGTGCTTTCCTGAGCCAGTTTCACTAAAGAAGGTGTTGAATGCATCATGGGCCACACCCACCGTGGTGTCACTGCGCATCCACAAACAGTTTATGcatcaaaactcaatattttttattcagaAAATTCATCAGGTATTAACCAACATTTAAGTCTAAACAGAATCacattcatatatattttctcTTCTACATGGGATGCATTTTCACCAGccaaccaaaccaaaccaaacaaaCAAAATTCACACCATTCCATCATTATTCAAATCCTCCATAATACAGGAGATAAATCAAAGAACCATAGGCAATCAGCAATTTGCAAAAAGACAAGAGGAACTAACAATGGATCAGGAACAATATAACACTAAAAATGACAATGGATTTAAAACATCAGATCTATCAAGCGGCATTACACACTTGTGTCAGATACAATGTAGCCCCAAagaaacttcaaaaataaaaaataaaaaactttcaAATTAAGTAGCAAACCGTAACTCCAAAAATTCAAGGCTGGGACAAATAAATCTCTAACAGCTGGTCATCCGAGAAAAGAAAGCAACCAAAACATGAAGAAACACAAGATCCACATGCCACAACATAAGAACAAATGCCGAATACATTTAACACGCAGATCAATGCAGGTAAGAAAACGGGGTAAAAAAAAACCTGGGCATCATCCCATCTGGATGGATGTCATGCTCGAGGCAATACAGCTCCCAACACGAATTCCCAACCTGAATCCCCGCTTGCCCGATGTGTATGCTGATAATCTCCCTCATTTTGCTCTACGAAATTTCCCCCCTTCACACAGAAACGTACAACCCTAACTTTCTCTCACTGGATCTGGGCGAAATGGGATACTTTATAGATAGAGAATTACGTCCTAAAGGGACAGAGAAAATGGCCAGCGGACGCGAGAGACAATTGAGAGTTGGATCTGATAAATGGATTCAAGTCCGCACTGTGGGCTCCATGTATCGTTATCCATTCATTCGTTGGCTCGGATTGTTGAAATGACATTGATGCCCTCAAGTTAATTCCAATGATTTGGTCGATATGGAAGGGTAGTGTGTGAATACAAAGTGGTGTGGTGTAACTGGACCAGGTGTACCATGTGAAGTGAGAGTCGGTGAGTCCAAATAAGTAGTGGACCAGTTGGCAAATTTGGGAGCATTGCTGATTTTAATTATTAGTCCTTTGCTAAACAACCGATAATTTtggttttaatattaattttaattatcagtTCGTGAGTGTGTATTTAATATTAGTGCGACGTGACTTTTCAACCGTTTTGAGATCATACATGAGTGTgtttcatgtgagaccgtctcatagatcttaatctgtgagacgggtcaatcctacccatattcacaataaaaagtaatactcttagcataaaaagtaatacttgttcatgtatgacccaaataagagatccgtctcacaaatacgacccgtgagaccgtttcacacaagtttttgccatcaTATATTTGTGTATTATTTATTCGCGTTTTTTGTGGAGcaataatatatgttaaaatagttttttttttcttttacttattttttaaaaagattttaatgtttttttttattattttaacaaatttattttatttacattttgtgttactttttttttttatttaatgggCAACGAGTTTTTGTGATTTGATGGAAGTTTctaaactatatattttttaaaaaatatgactttggtcaaatataaattttaaaaataactttaaacataactaAACAACGTGATCATATCCTCATGATCTCGTATGTTTTAATAAATGaacctcatttttttttaaaatttatgattgACCAAAATTATCTTTcacattttcttgagttttattgcTTGTAAAATCTATTTGAAAGTAAAAGATATATATCGATATAAACTAATAGGTTGTTTGAGTTAATCTCAAAACACTTATACTCGAACCTCAACCAGATGAACAATACAAGCCCGGAGACTTAGGGGGAACAAAATATGAGAATGGAACAAAACATACAATTTGTAATCAATCTTTTACACGATTAAAGAACTTTTGACCTAGCCATTCCAACCTcgtaaaaatcgaaaatttaagCTTTGTAACTCccataaaacttttaaaatgcaTGTAACAACAAAACAACCCAAATTCAGAAAAATTAGGGAAATGAAAAACCATGTCGTGACTCCCATGATCAGCCATTGGGAGGGTAATTAAGAGGCCATAAAAATCGAAATTAAATCCCCTTTTTTTGGCTGAAAAATGCCTTGATTTAGCTGCCTCGATCCACTATATAAACCGTCCAAAGTTGTGAATAagacacacacaaaaaaaacacTCCATAAATTTCTGAGTGAGTGAGAACTGTTTAGATATCGAAATTCATTCACATTTTCAAGCCAAAGGTTGTGTTATTCAAGCAAGAAGTCTAGCAGAGAAGTGTTGTCCATTTCGAGCCAATTCCTGCCCAAGTTCGTAACACCTCGAAGAAGAGCATTCTTCTACGATTTTCTTATGATGTAGAAACTTGTAAGTGgatttttgtatatattatttaacataCTTGTTTTTTGTTGAGTGTGCTTAAGTATgctataaaaatgttatgttatcgtttaaaattcgatcggcatgatatattcgtttCTAGTTGATATGAAAATCCTTGATTCATTTGTTGATTCGAGATTAGTTATAAATTTGAAAGCATGTCTGAAGTAATTGAAA
This genomic window from Primulina huaijiensis isolate GDHJ02 chromosome 7, ASM1229523v2, whole genome shotgun sequence contains:
- the LOC140980611 gene encoding tubulin alpha-1 chain isoform X2; translated protein: MREIISIHIGQAGIQVGNSCWELYCLEHDIHPDGMMPSDTTVGVAHDAFNTFFSETGSGKHVPRAIFVDLEPTVIDEVRTGTYRQLFHPEQLISGKEDAANNFARGHYTVGKEIVDLCLDRVRKLADNCTGLQGFLVFNAVGGGTGSGLGSLLLERLSVDYGKKSKLGFTIYPSPQVSTAVVEPYNSVLSTHSLLEHTDVVVMLDNEAIYDICRRSLDIERPTYTNLNRLISQIISSLTTSLRFDGAINVDVTEFQTNLVPYPRIHFMLSSYAPVISAEKAYHEQLSVPEITNAVFEPSSMMAKCDPRHGKYMACCLMYRGDVVPKDVNAAVATIKTKRTVQFVDWCPTGFKCGINYQPPAVVPGGDLAKVQRAVCMISNNTAVAEVKVSSAKLVRIWLLSKKIMKKLAPKVQMMKRRKVKIISWLAGILMFVESLSLAVG
- the LOC140980611 gene encoding tubulin alpha-5 chain isoform X1 — protein: MREIISIHIGQAGIQVGNSCWELYCLEHDIHPDGMMPSDTTVGVAHDAFNTFFSETGSGKHVPRAIFVDLEPTVIDEVRTGTYRQLFHPEQLISGKEDAANNFARGHYTVGKEIVDLCLDRVRKLADNCTGLQGFLVFNAVGGGTGSGLGSLLLERLSVDYGKKSKLGFTIYPSPQVSTAVVEPYNSVLSTHSLLEHTDVVVMLDNEAIYDICRRSLDIERPTYTNLNRLISQIISSLTTSLRFDGAINVDVTEFQTNLVPYPRIHFMLSSYAPVISAEKAYHEQLSVPEITNAVFEPSSMMAKCDPRHGKYMACCLMYRGDVVPKDVNAAVATIKTKRTVQFVDWCPTGFKCGINYQPPAVVPGGDLAKVQRAVCMISNNTAVAEVFSRIDIKFDLMYSKRAFVHWYVGEGMEEGEFSEAREDLAALEKDYEEVGAEGADDEEEEGEDY